One Mycobacterium kubicae genomic window carries:
- a CDS encoding ESX secretion-associated protein EspG, with product MRSEPNAVELTVDHAWFIAETVGAGSFPWVLAITPPYCDAAQRDSFLQQQRDELTQMGLISADGVINPAVAGWIKVVCFPDRWLDLRYLGPASAHGAPDLLRGIVAMRAGASTVVALRSAQLITFTAMDIDDPRALVPVLGVGLAQRPPARFETFSMPTRVGARADERLRSGAPLAEVLEYLGIPESARPVVDAVFNGPRSYVEVVAGCNRDGRHTTTEVGMSLVDTTAGRILVSPSKAFDGEWVSTFAPGTTFAVAVAIEQLTANLPGGHWFPDHRLSRDFSAPHSEVPTRSQVATR from the coding sequence ATGCGGTCCGAACCCAACGCCGTCGAGCTGACGGTCGATCACGCGTGGTTCATCGCGGAAACGGTTGGGGCGGGGAGTTTTCCATGGGTATTGGCGATCACCCCGCCCTACTGCGATGCCGCGCAACGGGATTCGTTCCTCCAGCAGCAACGCGACGAACTGACCCAGATGGGTCTGATCTCGGCCGACGGCGTCATCAATCCGGCGGTCGCCGGCTGGATCAAGGTCGTGTGCTTCCCCGATCGGTGGCTCGACCTGCGCTACCTGGGGCCCGCCTCGGCCCACGGCGCCCCTGATCTGCTGCGTGGCATAGTCGCGATGCGCGCCGGCGCCAGCACCGTGGTGGCCCTGCGCAGCGCGCAACTGATCACGTTCACCGCCATGGACATCGACGACCCCAGGGCGCTGGTGCCGGTCCTCGGTGTCGGGTTGGCGCAACGCCCGCCGGCGCGGTTCGAGACCTTCAGCATGCCGACGCGGGTCGGCGCCAGGGCGGACGAGCGCCTGCGGTCCGGCGCGCCGCTCGCCGAGGTTCTCGAGTACCTGGGCATTCCGGAATCGGCTCGTCCGGTGGTGGACGCGGTGTTCAACGGCCCGCGCAGCTACGTCGAGGTCGTGGCCGGCTGCAACCGCGACGGCCGGCACACCACCACAGAGGTGGGGATGAGCCTTGTCGACACCACCGCGGGCCGGATACTGGTCAGTCCGTCGAAAGCGTTTGATGGGGAATGGGTTTCGACGTTCGCCCCGGGTACTACGTTCGCGGTTGCCGTCGCCATCGAACAGCTGACCGCGAACCTGCCCGGCGGGCACTGGTTCCCCGATCACCGGCTATCCCGAGACTTTTCCGCACCGCACTCCGAAGTACCCACCAGATCCCAAGTAGCAACGAGATAG
- a CDS encoding WXG100 family type VII secretion target: MSQIMYNYPAMLAHAGEMAGYAGTMQGLGADISAEQAALSNAWQGDTGMTYQAWQGQWNQAMADLVRAYQSMASTHEANTMSMMARDQAEAAKWGG; encoded by the coding sequence ATGTCCCAGATCATGTACAACTACCCGGCTATGCTGGCTCACGCGGGTGAAATGGCGGGCTACGCCGGCACCATGCAGGGCCTGGGTGCCGACATCTCCGCCGAGCAGGCCGCGCTGTCGAACGCCTGGCAGGGTGACACCGGTATGACCTACCAGGCCTGGCAGGGGCAGTGGAACCAGGCGATGGCGGATCTGGTGCGGGCCTACCAGTCGATGGCCAGCACCCACGAAGCCAACACCATGTCCATGATGGCTCGCGACCAGGCCGAAGCCGCTAAGTGGGGCGGCTAG